A genomic window from Enterobacteriaceae endosymbiont of Macroplea appendiculata includes:
- a CDS encoding ribose-phosphate pyrophosphokinase: MFNMKLFTGNAIPELAKQIAKNLSLPLGKIYVGKFSDGETLVQINENVRGDDIYIIQSTCSPSNDNLMELIIMIDAFKRASAARITAVIPYFGYARQDRRISFARVPITAKVIADFLSNVGVDRILTVDLHAEQIQGFFNIPINNVLSYTIFLQDLYKKKLQQPIIVSPDIGGVVRARILADKLFNSADIVIIDKRRLQYNTSEVMHIIGNVNNRDCILIDDIIDTAGTLCQAAKILKQHRAKKVFAYVTHPIFSGNAEKNISNSVIDEIIVCDSIPLQQNMKTLCNIRILTLSLILSEAIRRLNNEESLSIMFK; this comes from the coding sequence ATGTTTAATATGAAATTATTTACTGGAAATGCAATTCCAGAATTAGCAAAACAAATTGCAAAAAATTTATCTTTGCCATTAGGAAAGATATATGTTGGGAAATTTAGTGATGGTGAAACATTAGTACAAATTAATGAAAATGTACGTGGTGATGATATCTATATTATACAATCTACATGTAGTCCTAGTAATGATAACTTAATGGAATTAATTATTATGATTGATGCTTTTAAACGTGCATCAGCTGCAAGAATTACAGCAGTAATACCTTATTTTGGTTATGCTAGACAGGATAGAAGAATATCTTTTGCTAGAGTACCAATTACTGCTAAAGTTATAGCAGATTTTTTGTCTAATGTAGGTGTAGATAGAATCTTAACGGTAGACTTACATGCTGAACAAATTCAAGGTTTTTTTAATATTCCCATTAATAATGTATTAAGTTACACTATTTTTTTACAAGATTTATATAAAAAAAAATTACAACAACCTATAATTGTATCTCCTGATATTGGTGGAGTAGTTCGTGCGCGTATATTAGCTGACAAACTATTTAATAGTGCTGATATTGTAATAATAGATAAAAGACGATTGCAATATAATACATCAGAAGTTATGCATATTATTGGTAATGTAAATAATCGTGACTGTATTTTAATAGATGATATAATTGATACAGCAGGAACACTATGTCAAGCAGCTAAGATACTAAAACAACATCGTGCAAAAAAAGTGTTTGCATATGTTACACATCCTATTTTTTCTGGTAATGCTGAGAAAAATATTAGTAATTCAGTGATAGATGAAATCATAGTATGTGATAGTATACCTTTACAACAAAATATGAAGACATTATGTAATATTAGAATATTAACTCTATCATTAATATTATCGGAAGCTATTCGTCGTTTAAATAATGAAGAATCACTTTCTATAATGTTTAAATAA
- the prfA gene encoding peptide chain release factor 1, whose translation MKQYIIDKLNCLFKTYKNLEKQFLNNKTYDQNYKNLTTKYNKLSFLMKLFMQWKQVQKDVKNNQNLLQDKELHSLALEDNYRLQLLKNNIEKQIKIFLLPKNNKEQRNCFVEIRSGSGGKEAAIFVSDISRMYMRYAESKKWEIDIIHIHYGEHGGYKEIILKIIGYNAYGTLRFESGGHRVQRIPETESQGRIHTSTCIIAVLPELLKKEMPIINIQDLKIDTFRSSGAGGQHVNTTDSAIRITHLPTGIVVACQDERSQHKNKSKALAVLASRIATMEQTKRNKNTALKKKTLLGSGDRSDRIRTYNYIQKRVTDHRINLTIYRLEEIMNGKLDMLINPIKKTIL comes from the coding sequence ATGAAGCAATATATTATAGATAAATTAAATTGTTTATTTAAGACCTATAAAAATCTTGAAAAACAATTTTTAAATAATAAAACTTATGATCAAAACTATAAAAATCTTACTACTAAGTATAATAAATTATCATTTTTAATGAAACTCTTTATGCAATGGAAACAAGTACAAAAAGATGTAAAAAATAATCAAAACTTATTACAAGATAAAGAACTACATTCTTTAGCATTAGAAGATAATTATCGTTTGCAATTATTAAAAAATAATATAGAAAAGCAAATTAAAATATTTTTATTACCTAAAAATAACAAAGAACAACGAAATTGTTTTGTAGAAATTAGATCTGGTTCTGGAGGCAAAGAAGCAGCAATTTTTGTTAGTGATATATCTAGAATGTATATGAGATATGCGGAATCTAAAAAATGGGAAATTGATATTATACATATTCATTATGGCGAACATGGTGGTTATAAAGAAATTATTCTAAAAATAATTGGTTATAATGCATATGGGACATTAAGATTTGAATCTGGAGGTCATAGAGTACAAAGAATACCAGAAACAGAATCTCAAGGTAGAATACATACTTCTACATGTATTATTGCAGTTTTGCCAGAGCTTTTAAAAAAAGAAATGCCAATAATTAATATACAAGATCTAAAAATTGACACATTTAGGTCTTCAGGTGCTGGAGGGCAACATGTTAATACTACAGATTCAGCAATACGTATTACACATTTACCAACTGGAATTGTTGTTGCATGTCAAGATGAAAGATCACAACATAAAAATAAATCAAAAGCATTAGCAGTATTAGCATCAAGAATTGCAACCATGGAACAAACGAAAAGGAATAAAAATACCGCATTAAAAAAGAAAACATTATTGGGATCAGGAGATCGTTCTGATAGAATTAGAACATATAATTATATCCAAAAAAGAGTAACTGATCATCGTATTAATTTAACAATATATAGATTAGAAGAAATTATGAATGGAAAATTAGACATGTTAATTAATCCTATAAAAAAAACAATATTATAA
- the prmC gene encoding peptide chain release factor N(5)-glutamine methyltransferase, producing MMIKTWLEYATNTLVKYNIDNPQLEAVIILSSIFKKPKYWIYAFNEYILNKFYLNKINQCLNRRIKKEPLAYIVGFCEFWSLNIYVTPDVLIPRKETELIVEVSINKIYHNNINKILELGTGSGAISFAIASSNKFVNIMATDISEKAIQLAQYNLKQLNFTNIILSQSNWFNKIAHQTFDIIISNPPYISKQEYKYHEEYLKFEPKIALIAKNNGLNNFKHIISHSYNYLNNFGWLILEHAPYQATYIMHLFKKKFYNIQTYMDLNNKLRVMCAQKILHKNNNFI from the coding sequence ATGATGATTAAAACGTGGTTAGAATATGCTACTAATACTTTAGTAAAGTATAATATCGATAATCCGCAACTAGAAGCCGTGATAATATTATCTTCGATCTTTAAAAAACCAAAATATTGGATTTATGCATTCAATGAATATATACTTAATAAATTTTATTTAAATAAAATTAATCAATGTTTAAACAGAAGGATAAAAAAAGAACCTTTAGCTTACATAGTAGGTTTTTGTGAATTTTGGTCTTTAAATATATATGTTACCCCAGATGTGTTAATACCTAGAAAAGAAACAGAGTTAATTGTAGAGGTTAGTATTAATAAAATTTATCATAATAATATTAATAAAATTTTGGAATTAGGTACTGGAAGTGGTGCTATATCATTTGCTATTGCCTCGAGTAATAAATTTGTTAATATCATGGCTACTGATATTTCGGAAAAAGCTATTCAACTTGCTCAGTATAATTTAAAACAATTAAATTTCACAAATATTATTTTGTCACAAAGTAATTGGTTTAATAAAATTGCTCATCAAACTTTTGATATTATAATTAGTAATCCACCTTACATTAGTAAACAAGAATATAAATATCATGAAGAATATTTAAAATTTGAACCTAAAATAGCTTTAATCGCAAAAAATAATGGTTTAAATAATTTTAAACATATAATTTCACACTCATATAATTATCTAAATAATTTTGGTTGGCTAATATTAGAACATGCACCATATCAAGCAACATATATTATGCATTTATTCAAAAAAAAATTTTATAATATTCAAACATATATGGATTTAAATAATAAATTGAGAGTAATGTGTGCACAAAAAATTTTACATAAAAACAATAATTTTATATAA
- the thrS gene encoding threonine--tRNA ligase, with amino-acid sequence MIKNIHQNNNIKQSKKDSQKNNTSSLLMRDHRQLGKQLNLYHFQDEAPGMVFWHHNGYIIFQELETFLRKKLQQYNYQEVRTPIITDSIIWENTGHWEIYKKAMFITSSENRKYCIKPMNCPGHIQIFKHKLMSYKNLPVRIAEFGICHRNEPSGSLHGLMRLRSFTQDDAHIFCTKEHITQEITNCIHMMYEIYNIFGFKKIRVKLSTRPDKRIGNDNIWNYTESHLSEILHQLNIIFEYQNGEGAFYGPKIEFSFFDCSNREWQCGTIQLDCSLSKKLNLFYIDHNNRHQYPIIIHRAILGSLERFIGIILEEFHGYLPLWIVPLQVIILNINSKHNNYIMNIVNIFMQHNIRIKADLSNNKISFKIRQYTMLHIPYIFICGDQEIQNNTITIRNCLGENLGFMKIHDIINKIKEEIQNYKITQYII; translated from the coding sequence ATGATAAAAAATATACACCAAAATAATAATATAAAACAATCTAAAAAAGATTCTCAAAAAAATAATACATCATCATTATTAATGAGAGATCATAGACAATTAGGCAAACAATTAAATTTATATCATTTTCAGGATGAAGCTCCTGGAATGGTATTTTGGCATCATAATGGTTATATTATTTTTCAAGAATTAGAAACATTTTTAAGAAAAAAATTACAACAATATAATTATCAAGAAGTTAGAACGCCTATTATAACAGATAGTATTATTTGGGAAAACACTGGTCATTGGGAAATTTATAAAAAAGCTATGTTTATAACTTCATCAGAAAATAGAAAATATTGTATTAAGCCCATGAATTGTCCAGGGCATATACAAATTTTTAAACATAAATTAATGTCTTATAAAAATTTACCAGTTAGAATAGCAGAATTTGGGATATGTCATAGAAATGAGCCTTCTGGTTCTTTACATGGATTAATGAGATTACGTAGTTTTACACAAGATGATGCACATATTTTTTGCACTAAAGAACATATTACTCAAGAAATTACTAATTGTATACATATGATGTATGAAATATATAATATATTTGGTTTCAAAAAAATACGAGTAAAATTATCTACTAGACCAGACAAACGCATTGGAAATGATAACATTTGGAATTATACAGAAAGTCATTTATCAGAAATACTGCATCAACTTAATATTATTTTTGAATACCAAAATGGTGAAGGTGCATTTTATGGTCCAAAAATAGAATTTTCTTTTTTTGATTGTTCGAATAGAGAATGGCAATGCGGTACTATACAATTAGATTGCTCATTATCAAAAAAATTAAATTTATTTTATATAGATCATAATAATAGACATCAATATCCTATTATTATTCATCGTGCTATATTAGGTTCTTTAGAACGTTTTATTGGAATTATTTTAGAAGAATTTCATGGTTATTTACCTTTATGGATAGTACCATTACAAGTTATAATTTTGAATATTAATTCCAAACATAATAACTATATCATGAATATAGTAAATATTTTTATGCAGCATAATATAAGAATTAAAGCAGATCTAAGTAATAATAAAATTTCTTTTAAAATTAGACAGTATACTATGTTACATATACCATATATTTTCATTTGCGGTGATCAAGAAATTCAAAATAATACAATAACTATTAGAAATTGTTTAGGAGAAAACTTGGGATTT